GAGGTCTACGACAACTCCCACATTATGGGCACGAACGCGGTCGGCGGCATGATCGTCGCCGGGCCGGACGGCTTCATGAAGAGCCATTACCGCACCTTCAACATCTCGACCGACACCATCGCCGGGGACGATTTCGGCATGATGCGCGAGGTGCTGACGCGTAGATTTGCGAAGTTGGCGAAGGAGGGCGGCATCTCTCTCGGCCCTCATCCTGAGGAGGCCGCGCCGGCTGTCGTCTCGAAGGATGCTTCAGAGGGCGACGGAGCCGCGATCATCATCCTGCCAGACGCGCCAGACGCTGCCACTCAGGATGGACCCTTGCCCGGCAAGAGCCGCAAGACACCGAAGGCACGTAAGGACGAGGACGGCTTCCCCTCCCGTCCCGATCTCGTCATCGTCGACGGCGGCAAGGGGCAGTTCGAGGCCGCCCGCAAGATCATGGCAGAGCTCGGCGCGACCGACATCCCGCTCGTCGCCATCGCCAAGGGCGCCGACCGCAACGCCATGCGCGAGACCTTCCACATGGTCGGCCGCGAGCCCTTCAAGCTGCAGCCGCGCGACCCGGCGCTTTATTTCATCCAGCGCCTGCGCGACGAGGCGCACCGCTTCGCCATCGGCACGCACCGGGCCAAGCGCAAGCGCGAGACGATGAAGAACCCGCTCGACGAGATTCCCGGCATCGGCCCCTCGCGCAAACGCGCGCTGCTGCTGCATTTCGGCACGGTGAAGGCGATCCAGCGCGCCAAGCTCGACGACCTCATGCGCACGCCCGGCGTCAACGCCGCGACGGCCAAGGCCGTCCATGATTTCTTTCATGATGCTTGAGCTTTCTGCCGCCCTCGCGGTTTTGCGTGTTGACGCTGCGGTGGCGCGCTTGCTTTGGTGCTTCCCGTGACGATTCTTCCAGACGCCATTAGGCGGCGCGGCCCCTGGTCGCTGCCAAACCTCCTCACCTACGGCCGGATCCTCGCGATCCCGGCGCTGGTGGCGATACTGTTCTGGCCGCGTGACGACTGGATGCGCTGGCTCGCCTTGGCGATCTACACGCTGGCCGCCGTCACCGACTATCTCGACGGCTACATCGCTCGCGCCTGGAGCCAGCAATCGGCGATCGGCCGCATGCTCGACCCCATCGCCGACAAGCTGCTCGTCGCTGCCTTGCTGCTCATGCTGGTGGCTGACGGCACGATCCATGGCTGGCCGCTCTGGGCCGCCATCGTCATCCTCTGCCGCGAGATCCTGGTCTCGGGCCTGCGCGAGTTCCTCGCCGAGCTCAAGGTCAGCGTCCCCGTCAGCAAGGTCGCGAAATGGAAGACGACGGCGCAGCTCTTCGCGCTCGGCTTCCTCATCGCCGGCCCGGCGGGCGACAAGGTCCTGCCCGGCAACACCACGATCGGCATCGTCCTGCTCTGGGCCGCTGCCGGCCTGACGATCTATACGGGCTGGGACTATTTCAACGCCGGCATCCGCCATCTCGTCCAAGAAGACGAGCGCATGCCATGAGCGCCGCCGTCGCAACGGCTGCGACAGGCACGCGCCCGGTCAGGGTCGTCTATTTCGCCTGGGTGCGCGAGCGCGTCGGCCTGCCGGAAGAGACGCTCGACATCCCCGCCGATCTCGCCACCGTCGCCGAGCTCGTGCGCTGGCTGAAGGCGCGCGGCGAAGGCTATGAAGCCGCCTTTGCCGACGAGGCCGTCGTGCGGGCAGCGCTCGACCATGTCCACGCCAAGCCGCAGGCCGCGCTCGGCAACGCCCGCGAGATCGCCTTCTTCCCGCCGATGACCGGCGGCTGAGGCCGCTCGTGACGCCCCTCATCCGCATCCAGCGCGAGGATTTCGAGCTCTCGGACGAGATCGCGGCGCTCAGCCATGGCCGTGCCGATATCGGCGCCGTCGTCTCCTTCACCGGCTTGTGCCGCGACGAGAACGGAATGCTGAGCGCGCTGGAGATTGAGCATTATCCCGGCATGGCCGAGGCGGAGATCGCCCGCGTCGCGGCGGAAGCGGCCGCGCGCTGGCCGTTGATCGGCCTCGTCGCGATCCACCGCTTCGGGCTGATCCGGCCGGGCGAGCAGATCGTGCTGGTGCTCGCGGCCTCGACCCATCGCCGCGACGCCTTCGAGGCCGCCGATTTGATGATGGACTACCTCAAGACCCGCGCTCCGTTCTGGAAGCGCGAGCATCGCGCCGACGGCACGCTCGGCGGCTGGGTCGAGGCCAAGGCGGGTGACGACGATGCGGCGAAGCGCTGGGAACAGGCTCCCTGACACGATGAAGCCGCTTTGGCTCGGCGCCGGACTGGCCCTGCTGCCGGCGCTCGCCCTAGCGGCCGCGCCCGAACCGAAGAGCTTCCGCGACTGGATGGCCGGCTGCGACAACGTCAAGGGCTGCACCGCCCTGTCGCTGCCACCCGAAATCGCCGATACGGTCGCCTATCTGCGCCTAGAGCGCCCGGCCGGTCCGGATGCGGCGGTCAAGCTCGTCCTGCGGCTGCGTGGCGACTGGAAGAAGCCGCCGGCGACGGTCCAGCTCAAGCTCGACGGCGCCCCCTTCCCCACCGGCGGCAAGCCGCTTCCGGTCACCGCCGACGGCGACACCGTCTCGCTGGCCTTTCAGCCGGCCGATATCGCCGCTCTCATCGAAGCCGCGCGCAAGGCGACCAAACTCGCCGTCGCAGCGCCGGGCGTGACGGCCAGCGTCTCGCTTTCCGGTTCGGTTGCGGCACTGCTCTGGATCGACGAGCAGCAAGGGCGGCTCAACACGACATCCGCCCTCATTCGCAAGGGCAGCGCGACGAATGTGCCTGCCGCCCCTGCCTTGCCGGTCATCGAGGCGAAGCCCGCTGCCGGCACCGTATCGGAGAAGGACGGAAAGGCGCTCGCCGCTGCGCTGCGCAAGCAGATCAAGCAGCGCGACGCCGATCTGTGCGAAGACGACGAGATGCTGGTGGCCGCCGACGAAGCCTGGCCGCTCGCAGGAGAGCGCCGCCTTGTCGGCCTCGCCTGCTCGCGCGGCGCCTACAATGTCACGACGGCGTTCTGGACGGCCGAGCGCGGCGATGTCGCAGCCGCGAAGCCGATGGCCTTCCCGCAGGGCGAGGGCGATGCCGGGAACATGCTGACCAACGCCGATTTCGATCCGAAGACCGGGCGCATGAGCTTCTTCGCCAAGGGACGGGGGCTGGGCGATTGCGGCGTCATTGGCAGCTATGCCTGGACCGGCGCCGCCTTCGTCCAGACCGAGCTCAGCATGATGGGCGAATGCCGCGGCATCGGCCCCGACGACTGGATCACGCTGTATCGCAGCACGGCAAGGTAAAACGCGTCAGTCTCGGACGGAGCGAGGCTCCAATGCCAGATGGATCCTCGCCGTCATTCCGGGGCAGGCCGCAGGCCTGAGCCCGGAACCCAGAACCGATACCGTCATGAATTCAAGCGCTGGCCCGACTGCGCTTCTCGTGAAACCCGCATCGGTTCTGGGTTCCGGGCTCTTCGCTGACGCGGAGCCCCGGAATGCCCCCGTGGTCCACAAAAACACAGGATAGCCGTTTGTCGTCATGCCCGGGTCAAGCCCGGGCATGACGGGGCTGGCTCACGCCGCCTTCGACTTCGGGCGGACGGCGTCGGAGTAGTCCTCCATGATCACCTTGCCCATATTGCCGGTGACGAAGGAATACGGTCCGATCTCGGAGACCAGCGTCACCTCGGCGGCTGATCCGGTGATGAAGCACTCGTTGAAGCCTTCCAGCTCCTCCGGGCGGATACGCCGCTCCACCACCTCGAAGCCGCGCTGGCGGCACAGGTCGATCACGGACTGGCGGGTGATGCCGTTCAGGAAGCGGTCGGCCAGCGGCGTATGGACCACGCCGTCCTTGATGAAGAAGATGTTGGCGCCGGTGCACTCGGCGACATTACCTTCCCAGTCCAGCATCATCGCATCGGCATAGCCGCCGCGCTCCGCCTTATGCTTCGACAGCGAGCAGATCATGTAGAGACCCGCCGCCTTGGCATGGACCGGCGCGCAGGCCGGGTCGGGCCGGCGGTAATCGGCTACGTCGAGGCGCACGCCCTTCAGCTTCTGCGCCATGTCGAACATGCTCGGCCATTCCCAAACCGCGATCGCGGTATGGATCTTGTTGTTCATGCCGGACACCGCCATCATCTCCGAACCGCGCCAGGCGACCGGGCGAAGATAGGCGTCCTTCAGCCCGTTCTCCTTCAGGCAGAGATACTTGGCCTCGTCGAGCTCGGCGACCGAATAGGGGATCGTGAAGTCCATGATCTCGGCAGACTTGTGGAAGCGCTGCGAGTGCTCGGTGCTCTTGTAGATGACGCCGTCATAGGCGCGCTCGCCCTCGAACACGCAGGAGCCGTAGTGCAGTCCGTGGGTCAGTACGTGAATCTTGGCGTCCTTCCACGGCACGAGCTTGCCGTCGAACCAGATGACGCCATCGCGCTGGTCGAAAGGAATGACTGACATGGGACCTTCTCCTGGGTGCTTCCTCGCTCCGAACTCCGGCACAGCCGTTTTGGGAACGCAAGCATAGGTCTAAAGCTGCGCTGCGACGACGGGCTTTGAAATAATCGTTCGCCGAGCGCCCTTGACCGGTAATCTTCCGTCTGAGATATGTCAATAAGGCTGACCCAAATTTTTGGAAGCGCATTTTGTCCCTGTCCGAACCACGCCCCGACGACACGCCGCTCAGATCATCGGCCGATGCCGTGCCGCACGATCTGATCGAGCTGCTGTTCTTCGCCTATCGTGACTTCGTCGGCGACCCCGATCGCATCCTCGCCGATTACGGCTTCGGCCGGGCGCATCACCGCGTGCTTCACTTCGTCCAGCGCTGTCCGGGCCTGACCATCGCCGAGTTGCTCGACATTCTCCAGATCACCAAGCAGAGCCTGAACCGCGTGCTGAAGGAGCTGGTCGAGAAAGGCTATATCGAGCAGCGCACCGGGCGGCAGGACAAGCGCCAGCGCCATCTCCACACCACGGCCGCCGGGCAGGATCTCGCGCTTCGCCTCGTCCGCCTCCAGGCCAAGCGGATCAACCGGGCGCTCGACGGCGTCGGCCCCGAAGCTGCCGCGATCGCCGCGCGATATCTGTCCGCCCTGATCGAGCCCACCGAACGGCCGAAGGTCGACCGCCTGCTCGCCAAGCCCTGACGGCGACCCGCTTCGCGCAGTGTGCTATGGGGACCTGGCACCATGCAGGAGGAAGCTACACGCATGATCGCCAGCGAGACCGTACCCAAACCGGCCCGCAAACCTCTGCCCGACGAGGCACCGCATGTGCTCGTCGTCGACGACGACCGGCGCCTGCGCGAACTGCTCGCCCGCTTCCTCGGCGACAACGGCTATCGCGTCACCACGGCCGCCAATGCGGCGGAAGCCGATACGCGACTGGGCAACCTCGTCTTCGATGCGATCGTGCTCGACGTGATGATGCCGGGCGAGAACGGCTTCGACTTCGCCCGGCGTTTCCGCGGTGGCTCCGCCGTGCCGATCCTGATGCTGACCGCCCGCGCCGACGGCAAGGACCGCATCAACGGCCTCGAGATCGGTGTCGACGACTATCTCGCCAAGCCCTTCGAGCCGCGCGAATTGCTGCTGCGCCTCGGCAACATCCTGAAACGCACATTGATCGTCGAGGCCGGCCAATCCGGCACGCGCCCGGATTTCGTCCGCTTCGGCCCCTTCATCTACGGCCTGGCCCGCGGCGAGCTGCACAAAGGTGACGAGACCGTCCGCCTGACAGAGCGCGAGCGCGAAATCCTGACGTCGCTGGCCGAGCGTTCCGGCGAAGTCGTGCCGCGCGAGGAGCTGGCTGCGCAAGGTTCGGCCGCCAACGACCGCACGGTCGACGTGCAGATGAACCGGCTGCGCCGCAAGATCGAGCGTGACCCGGCCGACCCGCTCTACCTCCAGACCGTGCGCGGCGTCGGCTACAGGCTGGTGACGGACAGGACGTGACCCCGCTTCAACCCGGCAGGAAGAAGCAGTCGATGCTGCACCCGGTGGCGGCCGCGCTGACGCGTGGCCTCGCCGCGCTCGACAAGCTCGGCAATCGCGTTGGCAGATCGCTGCGCCCGGTGGTGAAATGTGTCGGCCGTCCACTCCAGATCATCGCGCGCTACATGCCCAAGGGGCTTTATCCGCGCGCGCTCGTCATCGTCATCGCGCCGGTCGTGCTGCTGCAGTCGGTCATCGCCTATGTCTTCATGGAGCGGCACTGGCAGACGGTGACGCAGCGGCTCTCCTCGGCGGTTTCTGCCGACATCGCCATGCTGATCGACGTCTATGAGAGCTATCCGCAGGATGCCGACACCACGACGCTCTCGCGCATCGCCGCCGAGCGCCTCGGCATGGATCTCGACATCATCCCGGATTCCGACCTGCCCGCGCCGGGGCCGCGCCCCTTCTTCTCGCTGCTCGACAACGCCCTTTCGACGGAGCTCAGCCAGCAGGTCGCACGGCCCTTCTGGCTCGACACGGTCGGCCGCTCCAGCCTGATCGAGATCCGCATCAAGCTCGGCAGGGATGTGATGCGCATCCTGACGCGGCGCAACGCCGCCTATGCCTCCAACAGCCACATCTTCCTGCTCTGGATGATCGGGACGTCGCTGATCCTGCTGACCATCGCGGTGCTGTTCCTGCGCAACCAGATCCGGCCAATCCTGAAGCTTGCCGATGCGGCGGAGGCCTTCGGCAAGGGCCGCGACGCCGATTTTCGCCCGCGCGGCGCCCGCGAGGTTCGCCGCGCCGGCAACGCCTTCATCGAGATGAAGCGGCGCGTCGAGCGCTCGATCGGCGAGCGCACGACGATGCTGAACGGCGTCAGCCACGACCTGCGCACCATCCTCACCCGCTTCCGCCTCTCGCTCGCCCTGATGGAGCGCTCCTCCGAAATCGAGGCGCTCGAGAAGGACGTCGACGAGATGAGCCGCATGCTGGAGGATTATCTCGCCTTCGCCCGCGGCGATGCCGGCGAGGTCGCGGTCGAGACCGATATCCGCGCGCTGCTGGAAGAGCTCAAATCGGATGCCGAGCGCCAGGGCCATCAGACCGGGTTGAAAGTGGTCGGCGATCCGCTCGTGGTCATTCGGCCCGATGCCTTCCGGCGCCTGCTGACCAATCTCGTCTCCAATGCCGCCCGCTACGGCGACCGCATCGCGATCACCGCCACGCATGACGCGCGCTACCTCATCGTCATGGTCGACGACGACGGGCCGGGCATCCCGTCGGACCAGCGCGAGGAGGTCTTCCGCCCCTTCTTCCGCCTCGACGAAGCCCGCAACGTCGATGGCGGCGGCACCGGCCTCGGCCTCGCCATCGCCCGCGACATCGCCCGCGCCCATGGCGGCGACATCATCCTCGGCGACTCGCCGCTCGGAGGCCTGCGCGCGACGGTGCGCCTGCCGGTTTAGAGCCGTGCGGGCGAGCGCGCGTCAGCCGGTACCGATCGGCGCAAGCTGCGGCAGCCGCTCAACCGCGTGATCGATGAAGGCGCGCACGCGCGGCGCGGGCTGGCGGCCGCCGGGCATGACCAACTGGACCGGCAGCGGCAGCGGCTCGAATTCCGGCAGGAGCCGCACCAGCGTTCCGGCCGCCAGATCGTCGGCGGCCTGATAGGACAGCACCCGCGCCAGCCCCCGGCCCGCCCGCGCCGCGATCAGCGCCGATTCCACCTCGTTGACGATCAGCCGCGGCGTCAGCACGATCCCGCTGCCACGTCTCGGCCCGCCAAAGCGCCAGTGCAGCGTCTGGTTGGCAGCGACGCTGGCGATCGTCTCATGCGCCGCGATATCGGCCGGGCGGCGTAGCGGCGGGCAGCGCGCGAGATAGGACGGCGCCGCGACGAGGATGCGCCGGACTTCTCCGACTTTGCGCATCAGGAAACCGGAGTTCGGCAGCGGCCCGATGCGGATCGCGAGCTGCAGATCCTCCTCGATCAGGTCGAGATTGCGGTCGGCCAGCACGATCTCGACCTGGACATGCGGGTAGCGATCGAGGAACTCCGAGACCAGGGGCGTGACGTGCCGCCGGCCGAAGGAGAGCGGCGCCGTTATACGCAACAGCCCGCTGACGGGCTCATTCGCCGCGACGCCGAGCGCAGCGTCATAATCGGACAGCAGCCGCCGCGCCGTCGCCGCTAGCTCCCGGCCCGCATCGTTGGGCGTCAATCGCCGCGTGGTGCGCGCGATCAATTGCGCACCGACACGCTCCTCCAGCGCCGCGAGCGCGCGCGTCACCGCCGGACGTGAGCGGCGCAGCCGCCGGGCGGCCCCGGCGAGGCTGCCCGCATCGACAATCGCGACGAAGATCGCGAGCTCCTCGATCCGGTCCACGGCATCGTTCCGAAAATTGAAAT
Above is a genomic segment from Bosea sp. NBC_00550 containing:
- a CDS encoding ATP-binding protein, coding for MLHPVAAALTRGLAALDKLGNRVGRSLRPVVKCVGRPLQIIARYMPKGLYPRALVIVIAPVVLLQSVIAYVFMERHWQTVTQRLSSAVSADIAMLIDVYESYPQDADTTTLSRIAAERLGMDLDIIPDSDLPAPGPRPFFSLLDNALSTELSQQVARPFWLDTVGRSSLIEIRIKLGRDVMRILTRRNAAYASNSHIFLLWMIGTSLILLTIAVLFLRNQIRPILKLADAAEAFGKGRDADFRPRGAREVRRAGNAFIEMKRRVERSIGERTTMLNGVSHDLRTILTRFRLSLALMERSSEIEALEKDVDEMSRMLEDYLAFARGDAGEVAVETDIRALLEELKSDAERQGHQTGLKVVGDPLVVIRPDAFRRLLTNLVSNAARYGDRIAITATHDARYLIVMVDDDGPGIPSDQREEVFRPFFRLDEARNVDGGGTGLGLAIARDIARAHGGDIILGDSPLGGLRATVRLPV
- the moaD gene encoding molybdopterin converting factor subunit 1, which produces MSAAVATAATGTRPVRVVYFAWVRERVGLPEETLDIPADLATVAELVRWLKARGEGYEAAFADEAVVRAALDHVHAKPQAALGNAREIAFFPPMTGG
- a CDS encoding molybdenum cofactor biosynthesis protein MoaE, which gives rise to MTPLIRIQREDFELSDEIAALSHGRADIGAVVSFTGLCRDENGMLSALEIEHYPGMAEAEIARVAAEAAARWPLIGLVAIHRFGLIRPGEQIVLVLAASTHRRDAFEAADLMMDYLKTRAPFWKREHRADGTLGGWVEAKAGDDDAAKRWEQAP
- a CDS encoding response regulator; this translates as MQEEATRMIASETVPKPARKPLPDEAPHVLVVDDDRRLRELLARFLGDNGYRVTTAANAAEADTRLGNLVFDAIVLDVMMPGENGFDFARRFRGGSAVPILMLTARADGKDRINGLEIGVDDYLAKPFEPRELLLRLGNILKRTLIVEAGQSGTRPDFVRFGPFIYGLARGELHKGDETVRLTEREREILTSLAERSGEVVPREELAAQGSAANDRTVDVQMNRLRRKIERDPADPLYLQTVRGVGYRLVTDRT
- a CDS encoding branched-chain amino acid aminotransferase, encoding MSVIPFDQRDGVIWFDGKLVPWKDAKIHVLTHGLHYGSCVFEGERAYDGVIYKSTEHSQRFHKSAEIMDFTIPYSVAELDEAKYLCLKENGLKDAYLRPVAWRGSEMMAVSGMNNKIHTAIAVWEWPSMFDMAQKLKGVRLDVADYRRPDPACAPVHAKAAGLYMICSLSKHKAERGGYADAMMLDWEGNVAECTGANIFFIKDGVVHTPLADRFLNGITRQSVIDLCRQRGFEVVERRIRPEELEGFNECFITGSAAEVTLVSEIGPYSFVTGNMGKVIMEDYSDAVRPKSKAA
- the pgsA gene encoding CDP-diacylglycerol--glycerol-3-phosphate 3-phosphatidyltransferase, whose protein sequence is MTILPDAIRRRGPWSLPNLLTYGRILAIPALVAILFWPRDDWMRWLALAIYTLAAVTDYLDGYIARAWSQQSAIGRMLDPIADKLLVAALLLMLVADGTIHGWPLWAAIVILCREILVSGLREFLAELKVSVPVSKVAKWKTTAQLFALGFLIAGPAGDKVLPGNTTIGIVLLWAAAGLTIYTGWDYFNAGIRHLVQEDERMP
- a CDS encoding MarR family winged helix-turn-helix transcriptional regulator, producing the protein MSEPRPDDTPLRSSADAVPHDLIELLFFAYRDFVGDPDRILADYGFGRAHHRVLHFVQRCPGLTIAELLDILQITKQSLNRVLKELVEKGYIEQRTGRQDKRQRHLHTTAAGQDLALRLVRLQAKRINRALDGVGPEAAAIAARYLSALIEPTERPKVDRLLAKP
- a CDS encoding LysR family transcriptional regulator → MDRIEELAIFVAIVDAGSLAGAARRLRRSRPAVTRALAALEERVGAQLIARTTRRLTPNDAGRELAATARRLLSDYDAALGVAANEPVSGLLRITAPLSFGRRHVTPLVSEFLDRYPHVQVEIVLADRNLDLIEEDLQLAIRIGPLPNSGFLMRKVGEVRRILVAAPSYLARCPPLRRPADIAAHETIASVAANQTLHWRFGGPRRGSGIVLTPRLIVNEVESALIAARAGRGLARVLSYQAADDLAAGTLVRLLPEFEPLPLPVQLVMPGGRQPAPRVRAFIDHAVERLPQLAPIGTG
- a CDS encoding DUF1176 domain-containing protein, with the translated sequence MKPLWLGAGLALLPALALAAAPEPKSFRDWMAGCDNVKGCTALSLPPEIADTVAYLRLERPAGPDAAVKLVLRLRGDWKKPPATVQLKLDGAPFPTGGKPLPVTADGDTVSLAFQPADIAALIEAARKATKLAVAAPGVTASVSLSGSVAALLWIDEQQGRLNTTSALIRKGSATNVPAAPALPVIEAKPAAGTVSEKDGKALAAALRKQIKQRDADLCEDDEMLVAADEAWPLAGERRLVGLACSRGAYNVTTAFWTAERGDVAAAKPMAFPQGEGDAGNMLTNADFDPKTGRMSFFAKGRGLGDCGVIGSYAWTGAAFVQTELSMMGECRGIGPDDWITLYRSTAR